A genomic region of Candidatus Delongbacteria bacterium contains the following coding sequences:
- a CDS encoding type II toxin-antitoxin system PemK/MazF family toxin gives MVELYQGEIWWAELSEPRGSEPGFRRPVLVVQGDHFNRSRIATVVCVPLSSNLKWQAAPGNVLIEAKLSGLPKDSVANVSQIVTLDRECLDLRVGSLSKSSLAQVLEGIDTVLGR, from the coding sequence TACCAAGGCGAAATCTGGTGGGCAGAGCTGTCCGAACCTCGGGGCTCGGAGCCTGGATTCAGGCGACCTGTGTTGGTTGTGCAAGGAGATCATTTCAACCGAAGTCGGATTGCCACGGTTGTGTGCGTTCCATTGTCAAGCAATCTTAAATGGCAAGCGGCACCTGGCAATGTGTTGATTGAAGCAAAATTGTCAGGTCTTCCAAAAGACTCCGTCGCCAATGTTTCTCAGATTGTAACACTGGATCGAGAGTGCCTGGATCTGCGAGTCGGCAGTCTATCGAAGTCCTCCTTGGCTCAAGTCCTGGAGGGGATAGACACAGTGCTTGGCCGATAG